A region of Ictalurus furcatus strain D&B chromosome 1, Billie_1.0, whole genome shotgun sequence DNA encodes the following proteins:
- the dbpb gene encoding D site albumin promoter binding protein b isoform X3, with product MDEDSLGRCSIRDRNSNGQVADGSGLGTGPGTFQSLWERTVASDPGLFQLHYMDLGEFLTENGMAMHGAQIPSQSSQCPSTSPSPCSSSSSSSASAASPPTLLGLDMQVQQSMLGSAGCLHSPPQGSLEPTPSSSCPPLTAPPMTNANDMLTTFDPDPADVALSSVPGQEAFDPRTHSFTEEDLKPQPVIKKARKMLVPDSLKDDKYWSRRLKNNEAAKRSRDARRVKENQISVRAAFLERENAVLRQEVANMRKELGRCRNILNKYESRYVEQL from the exons ATGGATGAGGATTCTCTGGGACGTTGCTCCATCCGTGACAGAAACAGCAATGGGCAAGTTGCAGATGGTAGCGGTTTAGGGACAGGACCAGGCACCTTCCAGAGCCTGTGGGAGCGGACAGTGGCGTCTGATCCCGGTTTGTTCCAGCTGCACTACATGGACCTGGGCGAGTTTCTGACGGAGAACGGCATGGCCATGCACGGAGCTCAGATCCCCTCCCAGAGCTCACAGTGCCCCTCCACATCCCCTTCTCCctgctcttcttcttcctcatcgtCAGCTTCTGCCGCCTCACCACCTACGCTGCTTGGCTTGGACATGCAGGTGCAGCAGAGCATGCTGGGATCTGCCGGCTGCTTGCACA GTCCTCCTCAGGGCAGCCTCGAGCCTACTCCGTCATCCTCCTGCCCGCCACTCACTGCTCCACCCATGACTAACGCCAATGATATGCTAACGACCTTTGACCCTGACCCCGCTGATGTGGCCCTGTCCAGCGTCCCAGGTCAGGAGGCGTTTGACCCCCGCACACATTCCTTTACTGAAGAGGATCTCAAGCCACAGCCCGTGATCAAAAAGGCCCGTAAGATGCTCGTCCCTGACAGCTTAAAG GATGATAAATATTGGAGTCGGCGTTTGAAGAACAATGAGGCGGCTAAGCGCTCACGGGACGCGCGGCGAGTGAAGGAGAACCAGATCTCGGTGCGTGCCGCCTTTCTGGAGCGGGAGAATGCTGTGCTCCGACAGGAAGTGGCCAATATGCGCAAGGAGCTTGGCCGCTGCCGCAACATCCTCAACAAATATGAGAGCCGCTACGTCGAGCAGTtatga
- the si:dkeyp-69b9.6 gene encoding zinc finger protein 865 isoform X1 has translation MFQFGKYNVDIIEMLSGHQAHQFKGLGLERQLQHQQQVQLHQHQLQQQQQQQVETSGAILSGLGLGPLQGSRSSAFSDSASIFAKMSAPPPPLQQQSLSSSSQSSRKSSKMSGSSSSGGSHVSGYPQFLRSFHPAEAALAQEQLHPGVGRFDHFAGSSGSGGSAGGIGGLVSSVPPPPPPLHPGLSVPQASPGPSSSSPSPSSSSSNNPSSTSAVTSLGHQLTGAQSDARSLHQQFSCMLAANQYFLSGVPANSSLEQFLVQQGSHNHLGLESNSGLAPPPALHSSHTHSHSTTLPQPQQPPPQQQQLPTHTLSHPHPHHPLHSSSQPSSLSSFDFQGIPVLSSNQLASLMQQEPGLPLPLPLHLSLSKDEGKVDSAIGGSGGGRRKKAMAGYLPQRKTDGSSNTSSSNSHGSANHNSSSSSTSGGLSQDATPGLGGGGRVGMSGLGRDPPSHLTPPSSSSVVSSSSSSAPTSTSASVLVTNSSKHDNHSSMHPRSSHHEPEPLYHCGECGKTFTHLSSLRRHLRSHELTAAGTAGTRSNVVNPVLHPADPSIPHSTQDSSASSLCQSPDKTFHCSDCGKGFKKKGHLLQHGVIHSGARPFACSTCSRAFNRRESLTRHEKIHEEKPFRCPACGRCFRESTSLLNHAASGTCGKSGRGPRPKSDSSNSIVGGKNSKTGASSDGMVTSAVGSYRSDGYNNFKDQRSQGNLYAGTSSCGGGIGGPALRKAPLAPTLHPHPQSQNQQLHQQHPHLPLSALLDDSEDDVTSSVNNAISAITAAAANCMTGELNNSGRGDDRRDIIGGLLGGLGLGTLGSPGGPSSTSGMDKSFRGGENQDTLALHQQSIQQTPGGKPKRPRKPRKKKEPGAAGAEPPKRRQSSQRTAGGLGDVRPYLCSICGRGFARRETLRRHDRIHTGEKPHHCTVCGKYFREAFHLSKHHTVHSGEKNYKCLLCGKDFGYAQSLKRHGKLHQKGELEEVPTTPGGENLNNYPAPGGSMIQGGQGNSSFYPYPQDVKPHGSNPHPPPRLYTCAICWKSFRHHFHLTAHHQTVHEGGGDKLFSCEVCGKAFAYSNSLTRHRLSQHGLTRTGQGTAQGSSSVTGEDTSVGGSVSESEAATNALLQLAPTGGNQGEEDSHGGVLHSHQHAPPQPQAGYSPLFYDASTSLPSSSNATPYSQPLPSSSSLQSHQHTGVKGEPMYQAGQRHTLNPNLPVHPLVLSPAEQHQHHSLSHQHQANIQPHHHHSFPSEEELRRRKKKKKRRNGREKIGYEWGQTTRMDGVQMDLSAGERKRNEKRKLQRRMRKTFRRRQRKFRKKMAMLLRIRRGSGGSRVVYELSPSGGLELYRLLSFQVPLKRFPCPFCFLTTFSRRAALMVHIAARHCPRVSYPSGRLRCAVCGKQSRKLLSALIHRSSHLSNRAFSCKRCPSRFWNAALLTRHKRTCRGKLTELTRGSALCLKLTTGKIFKRGDSKGNISTLQIQYSH, from the exons ATGTTCCAATTTGGAAAATACAATGTGGACATCATAGAGATGCTGAGTGGACACCAAGCCCATCAGTTCAAAGGTCTTGGATTAGAGCGACAACTTCAACACCAGCAGCAAGTGCAGCTTCACCAGCACCAGTTgcaacagcaacagcagcagcaagtaGAAACCTCTGGGGCTATTTTGTCTGGACTTGGCTTAGGCCCATTGCAAGGATCTAGAAGCAGTGCCTTTTCTGATTCTGCATCAATTTTTGCAAAAATGAGTGCACCCCCTCCTCCTCTACAGCAACAGTCACTGTCTTCATCTTCACAAAGTTCAAGGAAGTCAAGCAAAATGTCTGGGAGCAGTAGCAGTGGAGGAAGTCACGTGAGTGGGTATCCTCAGTTTTTGCGTTCATTTCATCCAGCTGAGGCAGCCCTTGCACAAGAACAGCTACATCCCGGAGTTGGGAGATTTGACCATTTTGCAGGCAGTAGTGGAAGTGGAGGAAGTGCAGGAGGAATTGGAGGACTAGTATCATCTgttccacctccacctcccccATTACATCCTGGCCTGTCTGTTCCCCAAGCATCCCCTGGACCATCCTCCTCTTCCCCATCTCCTTCAAGTTCTAGCTCCAACAACCCTTCCAGCACTAGTGCAGTAACTTCCCTTGGTCACCAATTGACAGGAGCTCAGTCTGATGCACGGAGCTTGCATCAACAGTTTAGTTGTATGCTAGCTGCTAATCAGTATTTTCTCTCCGGAGTACCAGCCAATTCCAGCCTAGAGCAATTTTTGGTACAGCAAGGAAGCCACAACCATCTAGGTCTTGAATCAAATTCAGGTCTTGCTCCGCCCCCTGCGctacactcctcacacacacatagccaCTCAACCACCTTGCCCCAGCCACAGCAGCcaccaccacaacaacaacagctgccCACTCACACTCTGTCACACCCCCATCCACATCACCCTCTTCATTCCTCATCTCAACCTTCCTCATTAAGCAGTTTTGACTTTCAAGGGATCCCTGTCCTCTCCTCAAACCAGCTAGCATCTCTGATGCAACAGGAACCTGGTTTACCACTTCCTCTGCCTTTACATTTGTCCCTCTCCAAGGATGAAGGTAAAGTAGACAGTGCAATAGGAGGAAGTGGAGGAGGCAGGAGAAAGAAAGCAATGGCTGGGTACTTGCCTCAGCGGAAGACTGATGGCAGCAGTAACACTAGCAGCAGCAATAGTCATGGCTCTGCAAACCATAACTCCAGCAGTAGTAGCACTTCAGGGGGTCTTAGCCAAGATGCTACACCTGGCCTTGGTGGAGGTGGCCGTGTTGGTATGTCAGGACTTGGTAGAGATCCTCCTTCCCACCTAACCCCCCCATCTTCCTCTTCAGTTGTGtcatcatcctcttcctctgctCCCACTTCTACATCCGCATCAGTTCTTGTGACGAACAGTTCTAAACATGACAATCATAGCTCCATGCACCCTCGTTCATCTCACCATGAACCCGAACCACTTTATCATTGTGGAGAGTGCGGAAAAACTTTCACTCACCTATCCAGCCTGCGCAGGCACTTACGCAGTCATGAGTTGACTGCTGCAGGCACAGCAGGCACAAGAAGTAACGTTGTAAATCCTGTTTTGCATCCTGCTGATCCAAGTATTCCTCACTCAACCCAGGATAGTTCAGCATCATCCTTATGCCAAAGTCCTGACAAGACGTTCCATTGCTCAGATTGCggaaaaggatttaaaaaaaagggacacCTGCTTCAGCATGGTGTAATCCACTCTGGTGCGCGACCATTTGCCTGCAGTACTTGTAGCCGTGCTTTTAATCGGCGTGAGTCCCTCACCCGTCATGAAAAGATACACGAAGAGAAGCCTTTTCGTTGTCCAGCTTGTGGCCGCTGTTTCCGTGAGAGTACCTCTTTGTTGAACCATGCAGCCTCAGGCACATGTGGCAAATCAGGCAGAGGACCAAGACCGAAGAGTGATAGTAGCAACTCTATAGTTGGTGGCAAGAACAGTAAGACAGGGGCTTCCAGTGATGGAATGGTAACTAGTGCAGTGG GGTCTTACCGGAGTGATGGTTACAATAACTTCAAAGACCAGCGCTCTCAAGGCAACCTTTATGCTGGAACATCCTCATGTGGTGGAGGCATAGGAGGGCCAGCACTACGAAAAGCACCTTTAGCTCCTACACTGCACCCACACCCACAAAGCCAAAACCAGCAGCTTCACCAACAGCACCCACATTTACCCCTCTCTGCTCTGCTGGATGATTCTGAAGATGATGTTACAAGCTCTGTCAATAATGCTATTTCCGCTATCACTGCTGCAGCAGCAAATTGCATGACTGGTGAGCTTAACAATAGTGGTCGAGGAGACGATAGAAGAGATATTATTGGGGGGCTACTTGGAGGTCTTGGACTAGGCACTCTCGGCTCACCCGGTGGTCCGTCTTCAACATCCGGAATGGATAAATCATTTAGAGGTGGTGAAAACCAGGATACCCTGGCACTTCACCAACAATCAATCCAGCAGACACCAGGTGGAAAGCCCAAACGCCCTCGGAAGCCTCGTAAAAAGAAGGAACCTGGGGCAGCAGGTGCAGAGCCTCCCAAAAGACGTCAGTCCTCCCAGAGAACAGCAGGGGGTCTAGGGGACGTTAGACCATATTTGTGCAGCATCTGTGGTCGAGGATTTGCAAGACGAGAAACTCTACGAAGGCATGACCGAATTCACACTGGGGAAAAGCCTCATCACTGTACAGTGTGTGGCAAATACTTCAGGGAGGCTTTTCACCTTAGTAAGCATCATACAGTGCATTCTGGAGAGAAAAACTATAAATGTCTTCTTTGTGGAAAGGATTTTGGATACGCCCAGAGCCTTAAGAGACATGGAAAGCTACACCAGAAAGGGGAACTGGAAGAAGTACCTACAACACCTGGAGGAGAAAACCTTAACAATTACCCAGCTCCTGGTGGGAGCATGATCCAAGGTGGTCAAGGTAACTCTTCATTCTATCCATACCCACAAGATGTTAAACCCCATGGGTCAAATCCCCATCCTCCTCCCAGACTTTACACATGTGCTATATGTTGGAAGTCTTTCCGTCATCACTTCCATCTTACTGCACATCATCAAACAGTGCACGAAGGCGGAGGTGACAAGCTGTTTTCTTGTGAAGTGTGTGGGAAGGCCTTTGCATATTCCAACAGCCTTACGAGACACAGGCTGTCTCAGCATGGCCTAACCCGTACTGGTCAAGGAACAGCTCAAGGGAGCTCTAGTGTCACTGGAGAAGACACCAGTGTTGGTGGCTCAGTATCTGAGAGTGAAGCAGCCACAAATGCTTTGCTCCAGCTTGCACCAACTGGTGGAAACCAAGGAGAAGAGGATTCTCACGGTGGGGTTCTTCACAGTCATCAGCATGCTCCACCACAACCACAAGCTGGGTACTCACCTCTTTTCTATGATGCCAGTAcatccctcccttcctcctctAATGCCACACCATACTCCCAGCCTCTGCCTTCAAGTTCCTCCCTACAATCCCATCAGCACACAGGGGTAAAAGGTGAGCCCATGTATCAAGCTGGCCAAAGACATACACTCAACCCAAACTTACCTGTCCACCCTCTTGTTCTGTCTCCAGCTGAGCAACATCAGCACCATTCTCTCTCCCATCAACATCAGGCTAATATCCAgccacaccaccaccacagctTTCCCAGCGAAGAAGAACTAAGACGacgcaagaaaaaaaaaaaaagacggaaCGGGAGAGAGAAGATAGGCTACGAATGGGGTCAGACCACAAGAATGGACGGGGTACAGATGGATCTCTCAGCTGGGGAAAGGAAGAGAAATGAGAAGAGAAAGCTTCAGAGAAGAATGAGAAAAACATTTCGTAGAAGGCAACGTAAATTTAGGAAAAAAATGGCTATGCTTTTGAGGATTAGAAGAGGTAGTGGGGGAAGCAGAGTTGTGTATGAACTGAGCCCTTCAGGAGGACTGGAACTATATAGACTGCTCTCATTTCAAGTTCCTCTTAAACGATTCCCTTGTCCCTTTTGTTTTCTCACAACATTTTCACGAAGAGCAGCACTTATGGTCCACATAGCAGCTAGACATTGCCCAAGAGTCAGTTACCCTTCGGGTCGATTAAGATGTGCAGTTTGTGGAAAACAATCTCGCAAATTACTTTCAGCCCTTATTCATAGAAGCTCTCACTTATCCAATAGAGCATTTTCCTGTAAACGCTGTCCTTCTCGTTTCTGGAATGCAGCACTCCTCACAAGACACAAAAGAACTTGTCGGGGAAAACTGACAGAACTGACACGAGGGAGTGCTCTTTGTTTGAAATTGACAACAGGAAAAATCTTTAAAAGAGGAGACAGTAAAGGGAATATTTCAACCCTGCAAATACAATACAGTCACTGA
- the dbpb gene encoding D site albumin promoter binding protein b isoform X2 produces the protein MMARPPSQRLLPPSGPKIHFRSLDHAGGDSLNTGPVNTGPDLKSPPQTTLKDKDRLDMDEDSLGRCSIRDRNSNGQVADGSGLGTGPGTFQSLWERTVASDPGLFQLHYMDLGEFLTENGMAMHGAQIPSQSSQCPSTSPSPCSSSSSSSASAASPPTLLGLDMQVQQSMLGSAGCLHSPPQGSLEPTPSSSCPPLTAPPMTNANDMLTTFDPDPADVALSSVPGQEAFDPRTHSFTEEDLKPQPVIKKARKMLVPDSLKDDKYWSRRLKNNEAAKRSRDARRVKENQISVRAAFLERENAVLRQEVANMRKELGRCRNILNKYESRYVEQL, from the exons ATGATGGCAAGGCCTCCCTCACAGCGCCTGTTGCCCCCTTCTGGACCCAAAATACACTTCAGAAGCTTAGACCATGCAGGAGGAGACTCACTGAACACTGGACCAGTCAACACTGGTCCTGACCTCAAATCACCACCACAGACCACACTCAAAG ATAAGGACAGGTTGGACATGGATGAGGATTCTCTGGGACGTTGCTCCATCCGTGACAGAAACAGCAATGGGCAAGTTGCAGATGGTAGCGGTTTAGGGACAGGACCAGGCACCTTCCAGAGCCTGTGGGAGCGGACAGTGGCGTCTGATCCCGGTTTGTTCCAGCTGCACTACATGGACCTGGGCGAGTTTCTGACGGAGAACGGCATGGCCATGCACGGAGCTCAGATCCCCTCCCAGAGCTCACAGTGCCCCTCCACATCCCCTTCTCCctgctcttcttcttcctcatcgtCAGCTTCTGCCGCCTCACCACCTACGCTGCTTGGCTTGGACATGCAGGTGCAGCAGAGCATGCTGGGATCTGCCGGCTGCTTGCACA GTCCTCCTCAGGGCAGCCTCGAGCCTACTCCGTCATCCTCCTGCCCGCCACTCACTGCTCCACCCATGACTAACGCCAATGATATGCTAACGACCTTTGACCCTGACCCCGCTGATGTGGCCCTGTCCAGCGTCCCAGGTCAGGAGGCGTTTGACCCCCGCACACATTCCTTTACTGAAGAGGATCTCAAGCCACAGCCCGTGATCAAAAAGGCCCGTAAGATGCTCGTCCCTGACAGCTTAAAG GATGATAAATATTGGAGTCGGCGTTTGAAGAACAATGAGGCGGCTAAGCGCTCACGGGACGCGCGGCGAGTGAAGGAGAACCAGATCTCGGTGCGTGCCGCCTTTCTGGAGCGGGAGAATGCTGTGCTCCGACAGGAAGTGGCCAATATGCGCAAGGAGCTTGGCCGCTGCCGCAACATCCTCAACAAATATGAGAGCCGCTACGTCGAGCAGTtatga
- the dbpb gene encoding D site albumin promoter binding protein b isoform X1 — translation MMARPPSQRLLPPSGPKIHFRSLDHAGGDSLNTGPVNTGPDLKSPPQTTLKGDQSFKDCCEMKDKDRLDMDEDSLGRCSIRDRNSNGQVADGSGLGTGPGTFQSLWERTVASDPGLFQLHYMDLGEFLTENGMAMHGAQIPSQSSQCPSTSPSPCSSSSSSSASAASPPTLLGLDMQVQQSMLGSAGCLHSPPQGSLEPTPSSSCPPLTAPPMTNANDMLTTFDPDPADVALSSVPGQEAFDPRTHSFTEEDLKPQPVIKKARKMLVPDSLKDDKYWSRRLKNNEAAKRSRDARRVKENQISVRAAFLERENAVLRQEVANMRKELGRCRNILNKYESRYVEQL, via the exons ATGATGGCAAGGCCTCCCTCACAGCGCCTGTTGCCCCCTTCTGGACCCAAAATACACTTCAGAAGCTTAGACCATGCAGGAGGAGACTCACTGAACACTGGACCAGTCAACACTGGTCCTGACCTCAAATCACCACCACAGACCACACTCAAAGGTGATCAGAGCTTTAAAGACTGCTGTGAAATGAAGG ATAAGGACAGGTTGGACATGGATGAGGATTCTCTGGGACGTTGCTCCATCCGTGACAGAAACAGCAATGGGCAAGTTGCAGATGGTAGCGGTTTAGGGACAGGACCAGGCACCTTCCAGAGCCTGTGGGAGCGGACAGTGGCGTCTGATCCCGGTTTGTTCCAGCTGCACTACATGGACCTGGGCGAGTTTCTGACGGAGAACGGCATGGCCATGCACGGAGCTCAGATCCCCTCCCAGAGCTCACAGTGCCCCTCCACATCCCCTTCTCCctgctcttcttcttcctcatcgtCAGCTTCTGCCGCCTCACCACCTACGCTGCTTGGCTTGGACATGCAGGTGCAGCAGAGCATGCTGGGATCTGCCGGCTGCTTGCACA GTCCTCCTCAGGGCAGCCTCGAGCCTACTCCGTCATCCTCCTGCCCGCCACTCACTGCTCCACCCATGACTAACGCCAATGATATGCTAACGACCTTTGACCCTGACCCCGCTGATGTGGCCCTGTCCAGCGTCCCAGGTCAGGAGGCGTTTGACCCCCGCACACATTCCTTTACTGAAGAGGATCTCAAGCCACAGCCCGTGATCAAAAAGGCCCGTAAGATGCTCGTCCCTGACAGCTTAAAG GATGATAAATATTGGAGTCGGCGTTTGAAGAACAATGAGGCGGCTAAGCGCTCACGGGACGCGCGGCGAGTGAAGGAGAACCAGATCTCGGTGCGTGCCGCCTTTCTGGAGCGGGAGAATGCTGTGCTCCGACAGGAAGTGGCCAATATGCGCAAGGAGCTTGGCCGCTGCCGCAACATCCTCAACAAATATGAGAGCCGCTACGTCGAGCAGTtatga
- the si:dkeyp-69b9.6 gene encoding atrophin-1 isoform X2, producing the protein MFQFGKYNVDIIEMLSGHQAHQFKGLGLERQLQHQQQVQLHQHQLQQQQQQQVETSGAILSGLGLGPLQGSRSSAFSDSASIFAKMSAPPPPLQQQSLSSSSQSSRKSSKMSGSSSSGGSHVSGYPQFLRSFHPAEAALAQEQLHPGVGRFDHFAGSSGSGGSAGGIGGLVSSVPPPPPPLHPGLSVPQASPGPSSSSPSPSSSSSNNPSSTSAVTSLGHQLTGAQSDARSLHQQFSCMLAANQYFLSGVPANSSLEQFLVQQGSHNHLGLESNSGLAPPPALHSSHTHSHSTTLPQPQQPPPQQQQLPTHTLSHPHPHHPLHSSSQPSSLSSFDFQGIPVLSSNQLASLMQQEPGLPLPLPLHLSLSKDEGKVDSAIGGSGGGRRKKAMAGYLPQRKTDGSSNTSSSNSHGSANHNSSSSSTSGGLSQDATPGLGGGGRVGMSGLGRDPPSHLTPPSSSSVVSSSSSSAPTSTSASVLVTNSSKHDNHSSMHPRSSHHEPEPLYHCGECGKTFTHLSSLRRHLRSHELTAAGTAGTRSNVVNPVLHPADPSIPHSTQDSSASSLCQSPDKTFHCSDCGKGFKKKGHLLQHGVIHSGARPFACSTCSRAFNRRESLTRHEKIHEEKPFRCPACGRCFRESTSLLNHAASGTCGKSGRGPRPKSDSSNSIVGGKNSKTGASSDGMVTSAVGESHIYLTG; encoded by the coding sequence ATGTTCCAATTTGGAAAATACAATGTGGACATCATAGAGATGCTGAGTGGACACCAAGCCCATCAGTTCAAAGGTCTTGGATTAGAGCGACAACTTCAACACCAGCAGCAAGTGCAGCTTCACCAGCACCAGTTgcaacagcaacagcagcagcaagtaGAAACCTCTGGGGCTATTTTGTCTGGACTTGGCTTAGGCCCATTGCAAGGATCTAGAAGCAGTGCCTTTTCTGATTCTGCATCAATTTTTGCAAAAATGAGTGCACCCCCTCCTCCTCTACAGCAACAGTCACTGTCTTCATCTTCACAAAGTTCAAGGAAGTCAAGCAAAATGTCTGGGAGCAGTAGCAGTGGAGGAAGTCACGTGAGTGGGTATCCTCAGTTTTTGCGTTCATTTCATCCAGCTGAGGCAGCCCTTGCACAAGAACAGCTACATCCCGGAGTTGGGAGATTTGACCATTTTGCAGGCAGTAGTGGAAGTGGAGGAAGTGCAGGAGGAATTGGAGGACTAGTATCATCTgttccacctccacctcccccATTACATCCTGGCCTGTCTGTTCCCCAAGCATCCCCTGGACCATCCTCCTCTTCCCCATCTCCTTCAAGTTCTAGCTCCAACAACCCTTCCAGCACTAGTGCAGTAACTTCCCTTGGTCACCAATTGACAGGAGCTCAGTCTGATGCACGGAGCTTGCATCAACAGTTTAGTTGTATGCTAGCTGCTAATCAGTATTTTCTCTCCGGAGTACCAGCCAATTCCAGCCTAGAGCAATTTTTGGTACAGCAAGGAAGCCACAACCATCTAGGTCTTGAATCAAATTCAGGTCTTGCTCCGCCCCCTGCGctacactcctcacacacacatagccaCTCAACCACCTTGCCCCAGCCACAGCAGCcaccaccacaacaacaacagctgccCACTCACACTCTGTCACACCCCCATCCACATCACCCTCTTCATTCCTCATCTCAACCTTCCTCATTAAGCAGTTTTGACTTTCAAGGGATCCCTGTCCTCTCCTCAAACCAGCTAGCATCTCTGATGCAACAGGAACCTGGTTTACCACTTCCTCTGCCTTTACATTTGTCCCTCTCCAAGGATGAAGGTAAAGTAGACAGTGCAATAGGAGGAAGTGGAGGAGGCAGGAGAAAGAAAGCAATGGCTGGGTACTTGCCTCAGCGGAAGACTGATGGCAGCAGTAACACTAGCAGCAGCAATAGTCATGGCTCTGCAAACCATAACTCCAGCAGTAGTAGCACTTCAGGGGGTCTTAGCCAAGATGCTACACCTGGCCTTGGTGGAGGTGGCCGTGTTGGTATGTCAGGACTTGGTAGAGATCCTCCTTCCCACCTAACCCCCCCATCTTCCTCTTCAGTTGTGtcatcatcctcttcctctgctCCCACTTCTACATCCGCATCAGTTCTTGTGACGAACAGTTCTAAACATGACAATCATAGCTCCATGCACCCTCGTTCATCTCACCATGAACCCGAACCACTTTATCATTGTGGAGAGTGCGGAAAAACTTTCACTCACCTATCCAGCCTGCGCAGGCACTTACGCAGTCATGAGTTGACTGCTGCAGGCACAGCAGGCACAAGAAGTAACGTTGTAAATCCTGTTTTGCATCCTGCTGATCCAAGTATTCCTCACTCAACCCAGGATAGTTCAGCATCATCCTTATGCCAAAGTCCTGACAAGACGTTCCATTGCTCAGATTGCggaaaaggatttaaaaaaaagggacacCTGCTTCAGCATGGTGTAATCCACTCTGGTGCGCGACCATTTGCCTGCAGTACTTGTAGCCGTGCTTTTAATCGGCGTGAGTCCCTCACCCGTCATGAAAAGATACACGAAGAGAAGCCTTTTCGTTGTCCAGCTTGTGGCCGCTGTTTCCGTGAGAGTACCTCTTTGTTGAACCATGCAGCCTCAGGCACATGTGGCAAATCAGGCAGAGGACCAAGACCGAAGAGTGATAGTAGCAACTCTATAGTTGGTGGCAAGAACAGTAAGACAGGGGCTTCCAGTGATGGAATGGTAACTAGTGCAGTGGGTGAGTCACATATTTATCTTACAGGATAG